In Streptomyces seoulensis, the following are encoded in one genomic region:
- the nagA gene encoding N-acetylglucosamine-6-phosphate deacetylase, whose protein sequence is MADNSARPLVLTGGTVVLPTGEVPGGQVAVDGRRIAERAPEGADVLDVTGHWVVPGFVDLHNHGGGGAAFSGGAEAALTAVRTHREHGTTTLVASTVTDDLDVLARQAGILAELAEQGDIAGVHFEGPFISPCRKGAHSEALLRDPDPAEVRKLVDAARGHAKMVTLATELPGGLDSVRLLAEHGVIAAVGHTDASYEQTVAAIDAGATVATHLFNAMPPIGHRDPGPITALLEDGRVTVELINDGTHLHPAALQLAFHHAGAGRVAFITDAMDAAGSADGRYLLGPLEVEVQGGVARLVEGGSIAGSTLTLDRAFRRAVTVDGLPVADVVRALSANPARLLGMADRVGSLEPGKDADLVLLDADFALKGVMRRGEWVITPQLP, encoded by the coding sequence ATGGCCGACAACAGCGCACGCCCGCTGGTGCTCACCGGCGGCACCGTGGTGCTGCCCACCGGCGAGGTGCCCGGCGGGCAGGTCGCCGTCGACGGCCGCCGGATCGCGGAGCGCGCGCCCGAGGGCGCCGACGTGCTCGACGTGACCGGGCACTGGGTGGTCCCCGGCTTCGTGGACCTGCACAACCACGGCGGCGGCGGAGCGGCCTTCTCCGGCGGCGCCGAGGCCGCGCTCACCGCCGTCCGTACGCACCGCGAGCACGGCACCACCACGCTGGTCGCCTCCACCGTCACCGACGACCTGGACGTCCTGGCCCGCCAGGCCGGAATCCTGGCCGAGCTGGCCGAGCAGGGCGACATCGCGGGCGTCCACTTCGAGGGCCCGTTCATCTCCCCGTGCCGCAAGGGCGCGCACTCCGAGGCGCTGCTGCGCGACCCGGACCCGGCCGAGGTCCGCAAGCTGGTCGACGCGGCGCGCGGCCACGCGAAGATGGTCACCCTCGCCACCGAACTGCCGGGCGGCCTGGACTCCGTACGCCTCCTCGCCGAGCACGGTGTGATCGCGGCCGTCGGGCACACCGACGCGAGCTACGAGCAGACGGTCGCCGCGATCGACGCGGGCGCCACCGTCGCCACCCACCTCTTCAACGCGATGCCCCCCATCGGCCACCGCGACCCCGGCCCGATCACCGCGCTGCTGGAGGACGGCCGGGTCACCGTCGAGCTGATCAACGACGGCACCCATCTGCACCCGGCCGCACTGCAGTTGGCCTTCCACCACGCGGGCGCCGGGCGGGTCGCCTTCATCACCGACGCGATGGACGCGGCGGGCTCCGCCGACGGCCGCTATCTGCTCGGCCCGCTGGAGGTCGAGGTCCAGGGCGGCGTGGCCCGGCTGGTGGAGGGCGGCTCGATCGCGGGCTCCACGCTGACCCTGGACCGCGCCTTCCGGCGGGCGGTCACCGTGGACGGGCTCCCGGTCGCGGACGTGGTCCGGGCGCTGTCGGCCAACCCGGCCCGGCTGCTCGGCATGGCGGACCGGGTGGGCTCGCTGGAGCCCGGCAAGGACGCCGACCTCGTGCTGCTGGACGCCGACTTCGCGCTCAAGGGCGTCATGCGCCGGGGCGAATGGGTGATCACGCCCCAACTGCCCTGA
- a CDS encoding 1-phosphofructokinase family hexose kinase, with the protein MILTVTLNTALDITYRVPSLRPHAEHRVSEVVERPGGKGVNVARVLAALGYAVTVTGFAGGPTGQVLRERLAETPGITDALVPVAGPTRRTIAVVDQLVGDTTQLNEPGPHIGPAEWAAFLRAYDTLLADASAVALCGSLPPGVPVGAYAGLIRVARTAGVPVLLDTGGEPLRRGIAARPDIVKPNAAELAELTGSHEPARATRDARRRGAQAVVASLGAEGLLAATPEGHWRAAPPARLRGNPTGAGDAAVAGLLSGLVDGLTWPDRLTRATALSAAAVLAPTAGEFDPADYARLLAAATVTDEESAA; encoded by the coding sequence GTGATCCTGACGGTCACGCTGAACACCGCTCTCGACATCACGTACCGCGTGCCGTCGCTGCGCCCGCACGCCGAGCACCGGGTGTCGGAGGTCGTGGAGCGGCCCGGCGGCAAGGGTGTCAACGTGGCCCGGGTGCTGGCCGCGCTCGGGTACGCGGTGACGGTCACCGGGTTCGCGGGCGGCCCGACCGGCCAGGTGCTGCGCGAGCGGCTCGCGGAGACGCCGGGGATCACGGACGCGCTGGTGCCGGTCGCCGGACCGACCCGCCGCACGATCGCCGTGGTGGACCAACTCGTCGGCGACACGACCCAGTTGAACGAGCCCGGCCCGCACATCGGCCCCGCCGAGTGGGCCGCCTTCCTGCGCGCCTACGACACCCTCCTCGCGGACGCCTCGGCGGTCGCCCTCTGCGGCAGCCTGCCGCCGGGCGTGCCGGTGGGCGCGTACGCGGGGCTGATACGGGTGGCCAGGACGGCCGGGGTGCCGGTGCTGCTGGACACGGGCGGGGAACCGCTGCGGCGCGGGATCGCGGCCCGGCCCGACATCGTCAAGCCCAACGCGGCGGAACTGGCCGAGCTCACCGGCTCCCACGAGCCGGCCCGCGCCACCCGCGACGCCCGCCGCCGGGGTGCCCAGGCCGTGGTCGCCTCCCTGGGCGCGGAAGGACTGCTGGCCGCGACCCCGGAGGGCCACTGGCGCGCCGCGCCGCCCGCCCGGCTGCGCGGCAACCCGACCGGCGCGGGCGACGCGGCGGTGGCGGGTCTGCTGTCCGGCCTGGTGGACGGCCTGACCTGGCCCGACCGTCTCACCCGCGCCACCGCCCTGTCGGCGGCGGCCGTACTGGCGCCCACGGCCGGGGAGTTCGACCCGGCGGACTACGCACGCCTGCTGGCGGCGGCCACGGTGACGGACGAGGAGTCGGCGGCGTGA
- a CDS encoding CBM35 domain-containing protein, with translation MTPGDNGASKPEEDDPFGYLYADGQARGAQPPSGGYGYPNAVNRVRPVGERRYGQPQQTAPQQQGGYGQTTAAHYQAPETMPGGAPAPRQSSHGGGGGGGRRGPNTKGLLIGAIAVVAAVVIGISIAMLNGDSDDKNGNQADASPTQSQEAPPSPKATSTGEAGELPKADAVDDAVQLAGGAAPASDVKGAKSAGGSYVGGLNQPGASVTWTVDVPKPGKYTLNVNYGVPGKDANTTLTINGTSQNRPLNMSNFAHAPEGDWERGWTHTWANLQLQKGSNTISISCGSGNQCDVNLDQFWLEKGWRG, from the coding sequence ATGACGCCCGGCGACAACGGCGCGAGCAAGCCCGAGGAAGACGACCCGTTCGGCTACCTGTACGCCGACGGCCAGGCCCGGGGGGCCCAGCCGCCGTCCGGCGGTTACGGCTACCCCAACGCGGTCAACAGGGTGCGCCCGGTCGGTGAGCGCCGGTACGGCCAGCCGCAGCAGACCGCCCCGCAGCAGCAGGGTGGCTACGGGCAGACGACGGCGGCCCACTACCAGGCCCCGGAGACGATGCCCGGCGGCGCTCCCGCCCCCCGGCAGTCGTCGCACGGCGGCGGCGGTGGCGGCGGGCGGCGCGGGCCGAACACCAAGGGTCTGCTGATCGGCGCCATCGCGGTGGTCGCCGCGGTCGTCATCGGCATCAGCATCGCGATGCTCAACGGCGACTCCGACGACAAGAACGGCAACCAGGCGGACGCGTCCCCGACCCAGTCGCAGGAGGCCCCGCCGAGCCCGAAGGCGACCAGCACCGGCGAGGCCGGCGAGCTGCCGAAGGCCGACGCGGTCGACGACGCGGTACAGCTCGCGGGCGGCGCCGCCCCGGCCTCCGACGTCAAGGGCGCGAAGTCGGCGGGCGGCTCCTACGTGGGCGGCCTGAACCAGCCCGGCGCGTCGGTGACCTGGACGGTGGACGTGCCGAAGCCCGGCAAGTACACGCTGAACGTCAACTACGGCGTGCCCGGCAAGGACGCCAACACCACGCTGACGATCAACGGCACCTCGCAGAACCGCCCGCTGAACATGTCGAACTTCGCCCACGCCCCCGAGGGCGACTGGGAGCGCGGCTGGACCCACACCTGGGCCAACCTCCAGCTCCAGAAGGGCTCGAACACCATCAGCATCTCCTGCGGCAGCGGCAACCAGTGCGACGTCAACCTGGACCAGTTCTGGCTGGAGAAGGGCTGGCGCGGCTAG
- the cdgB gene encoding diguanylate cyclase CdgB, protein METDQEPYVPLTSLRQLHQVMAEMNTARSQADTLQIVADGAVGALGYEMACVNLVRPDGDLVVAAVSGNSAAEALITGRTGSRESWDRRLGMGELWGDLVFIPHTEGWVLDDDDVPQWYTDGPAPRVPDEWHPGDRLFAPMYAPGAQGGARGGLLGVISVDRPLTGRRPGAWGREALQMYAFQAAIAISNAHLRANMQRALVRLERDQQALRASEESFRQAFEYAPSGMAIAEMGGDQHGRILRTNDALCRLLGRPASAMRRYAFSDLVHPEDIGTLLRTSAEGGRAELRLARRDGSYVWVSLRNSVVADAADGPRFLLTHVEDIEERKRRELQLAHRASHDSLTGLPNSAELRSRLAARLCRRPAHLDALDSLDAAYGHPAGAGDAHGFDFAPGAEAYDAFDHHVHTVAPEQGPDDGTKGLAVLFCDLDGFKSINDRFGHNAGDAVLIEVARRLSAGLRDGDTVARLGGDEFVILADGLGQADAADLAVRLRNEIIQPIRAEGRAVRVGASFGIGWAHCGMTADEVLKSADERMYVEKRSRPKQHRRAG, encoded by the coding sequence ATGGAGACCGATCAGGAGCCGTACGTCCCTCTGACGTCACTGCGTCAGCTGCACCAGGTCATGGCCGAGATGAACACCGCGCGCAGCCAGGCCGACACCCTCCAGATCGTCGCGGACGGCGCGGTCGGCGCCCTCGGCTACGAGATGGCCTGCGTGAACCTCGTCCGCCCCGACGGCGACCTCGTCGTCGCCGCCGTCTCTGGCAACTCCGCCGCCGAGGCCCTCATCACCGGCCGCACCGGCTCCCGCGAGTCCTGGGACCGCCGGCTGGGCATGGGCGAACTCTGGGGCGACCTGGTGTTCATACCGCACACCGAGGGCTGGGTCCTGGACGACGACGACGTCCCCCAGTGGTACACCGACGGCCCCGCCCCCCGGGTCCCCGACGAGTGGCACCCCGGTGACCGCCTCTTCGCCCCGATGTACGCCCCCGGCGCCCAGGGCGGCGCCCGCGGCGGACTGCTCGGCGTCATATCCGTCGACCGCCCCCTCACCGGCCGCCGCCCCGGCGCCTGGGGCCGCGAGGCCCTGCAGATGTACGCCTTCCAGGCCGCCATCGCCATCAGCAACGCCCACCTGCGCGCCAACATGCAGCGCGCCCTGGTCCGCCTGGAGCGCGACCAGCAGGCCCTGCGCGCCAGTGAGGAATCCTTCCGCCAGGCGTTCGAATACGCCCCCTCCGGCATGGCCATCGCCGAGATGGGCGGCGACCAGCACGGCCGCATCCTGCGCACCAACGACGCCCTGTGCCGCCTCCTCGGCCGGCCCGCCTCCGCGATGCGCCGCTACGCCTTCTCCGACCTCGTCCACCCCGAGGACATCGGCACCCTGCTGCGCACCTCCGCCGAGGGCGGCCGGGCCGAGCTGCGGCTCGCCCGGCGCGACGGCAGCTATGTGTGGGTGTCGCTGCGCAACTCGGTGGTCGCCGACGCGGCCGACGGCCCGCGCTTCCTGCTCACCCACGTCGAGGACATAGAGGAGCGCAAGCGCCGCGAGCTCCAGCTCGCCCACCGCGCCTCCCACGACTCCCTGACCGGGCTGCCCAACTCCGCCGAGCTGCGCTCCCGGCTCGCCGCCCGGCTGTGCCGCCGCCCGGCCCACCTCGACGCGCTGGACTCCCTGGACGCCGCCTACGGCCACCCGGCCGGCGCCGGCGACGCCCATGGCTTCGACTTCGCGCCGGGCGCGGAGGCGTACGACGCCTTCGACCACCATGTGCACACCGTCGCCCCCGAGCAGGGCCCGGACGACGGCACCAAGGGGCTCGCGGTCCTCTTCTGCGACCTCGACGGCTTCAAGTCGATCAACGACCGCTTCGGGCACAACGCGGGTGACGCGGTCCTCATCGAGGTGGCCCGGCGGCTCAGCGCGGGCCTGCGGGACGGCGACACCGTGGCCCGGCTCGGCGGCGACGAGTTCGTGATCCTCGCCGACGGCCTCGGCCAGGCCGACGCCGCCGACCTCGCGGTGCGGCTGCGCAACGAGATCATCCAGCCGATCCGCGCCGAGGGGCGGGCGGTCCGGGTGGGCGCCAGCTTCGGCATCGGCTGGGCGCACTGCGGGATGACGGCCGACGAAGTCCTGAAGTCCGCCGACGAGCGGATGTACGTTGAGAAACGATCTCGTCCCAAACAGCATCGGCGTGCCGGGTGA
- a CDS encoding flavin reductase family protein, whose translation MSRLAAGVVLVTAQEPPLDPDDPHAPGGEDAGMTATAFMSVSLDPPLVLVSLRTGSRMDDLLDEQPLWAVSVLADHQRQIAGRFAMKGRVSDRLLFADLACDRGEVSGAPLIPDALATLECRTEQRVEAGDHTLVIGRVLTARVPSAEGGPLLYYRGRYRHLG comes from the coding sequence ATGTCCCGGCTGGCCGCGGGCGTGGTCCTGGTGACCGCGCAGGAACCGCCGCTGGACCCCGACGACCCGCACGCGCCGGGCGGCGAGGACGCGGGCATGACGGCCACGGCCTTCATGTCGGTCTCGCTGGACCCGCCGCTGGTGCTGGTCAGCCTGCGCACCGGGTCCCGGATGGACGACCTGCTGGACGAGCAGCCGCTCTGGGCGGTGTCCGTCCTCGCCGACCACCAGCGGCAGATCGCGGGCCGCTTCGCCATGAAGGGCCGGGTCAGCGACCGACTCCTCTTCGCCGACCTCGCCTGCGACCGCGGCGAGGTCAGCGGCGCCCCGCTGATCCCGGACGCGCTCGCCACCCTGGAGTGCCGCACCGAGCAGCGTGTCGAGGCCGGCGACCACACCCTGGTCATCGGCCGCGTCCTGACGGCCCGCGTCCCGAGCGCGGAGGGCGGCCCGCTGCTGTACTACCGGGGCCGGTACCGGCACTTGGGCTGA
- a CDS encoding GNAT family N-acetyltransferase — MSLRLAEVTSANLETALAVRVRPDQEHAVEPVAHSLAEAYVRPAGVAWPRLILDGDETVGFLMAFLDIDWRADGGSLRRSGLWRLNIDAARQGKGYGRFAVESVAAELRRRGCGELYVTWHPGADGPGEFYRRLGFRTTDETSGGQTVGVLDLGV, encoded by the coding sequence ATGTCACTCCGTCTTGCCGAGGTCACATCCGCGAACCTGGAAACCGCTCTGGCCGTCCGCGTACGGCCCGACCAGGAGCACGCCGTCGAACCGGTCGCGCACTCGCTCGCCGAGGCGTACGTGCGTCCCGCCGGGGTGGCCTGGCCGCGGCTGATCCTCGACGGGGACGAGACGGTCGGCTTCCTGATGGCCTTTCTGGACATCGACTGGCGCGCGGACGGCGGCAGCCTGCGCCGCTCCGGACTGTGGCGGCTGAACATCGACGCAGCCCGACAGGGCAAGGGCTACGGGCGGTTCGCCGTGGAGTCGGTCGCGGCCGAACTGCGGCGGCGCGGCTGCGGGGAGCTGTACGTCACCTGGCATCCGGGGGCGGACGGCCCCGGGGAGTTCTACCGCCGGCTCGGCTTCCGCACGACCGACGAGACCAGCGGGGGCCAGACGGTCGGGGTGCTCGACCTCGGGGTCTAG
- the arfB gene encoding alternative ribosome rescue aminoacyl-tRNA hydrolase ArfB, translating to MSGPYLIRGSVSLPEAELTWRFSRSSGPGGQHVNTSDSQVELRYDLARTEALPPVWKERALERLATRLVDGVIVVRSSEHRSQWRNRETAAVRLAALLAEATAPPPKPRRPTRIPRGINERRLREKKQRADTKRGRSGRDWG from the coding sequence ATGTCCGGGCCCTATCTCATCCGTGGCTCGGTCTCGCTTCCCGAGGCCGAGCTGACCTGGCGTTTCTCGCGGTCCTCCGGGCCCGGCGGCCAGCACGTCAACACCAGCGACTCCCAGGTGGAGCTGCGCTACGACCTCGCCCGCACCGAAGCGCTCCCCCCGGTGTGGAAGGAACGCGCGCTGGAACGCCTGGCCACCCGCCTGGTGGACGGTGTGATCGTCGTACGGTCCTCCGAGCACCGCTCCCAGTGGCGCAACCGCGAGACCGCCGCCGTACGCCTCGCCGCCCTCCTCGCCGAGGCCACCGCACCCCCGCCCAAGCCCCGCCGCCCCACCCGCATCCCACGCGGCATCAACGAACGCCGGCTCAGGGAGAAGAAGCAGCGCGCGGACACCAAGCGGGGCCGCTCGGGCCGGGACTGGGGCTAG
- a CDS encoding TerD family protein, with product MAVSLSKGGNVSLTKEAPGLTAVTVGLGWDVRTTTGTDFDLDASAIAVNGQGKVYSDQHFVFFNNKQTPDSSIVHTGDNRTGEGDGDDEAINVNLAALPADVEKIVFPVSIYDAENRGQNFGQVRNAYIRIVNQAGGAELARYDLSEDAATETAMVFGELYRNGAEWKFRAVGQGYASGLVGIAQDFGVNV from the coding sequence ATGGCTGTAAGCCTGTCCAAGGGTGGCAACGTCTCGCTCACCAAGGAGGCTCCGGGCCTGACGGCCGTCACCGTGGGCCTCGGCTGGGACGTCCGCACCACCACCGGCACGGACTTCGACCTTGACGCCTCCGCCATCGCGGTCAACGGCCAGGGCAAGGTCTACTCCGACCAGCACTTCGTCTTCTTCAACAACAAGCAGACGCCGGACAGCTCCATCGTCCACACCGGCGACAACCGCACGGGCGAGGGCGACGGCGACGACGAGGCGATCAACGTCAACCTGGCCGCTCTCCCGGCCGACGTCGAGAAGATCGTCTTCCCGGTCTCCATCTACGACGCCGAGAACCGTGGCCAGAACTTCGGCCAGGTCCGCAACGCGTACATCCGCATCGTCAACCAGGCGGGCGGCGCCGAGCTCGCCCGCTACGACCTCTCCGAGGACGCGGCCACCGAGACCGCCATGGTCTTCGGCGAGCTGTACCGCAACGGCGCGGAGTGGAAGTTCCGCGCCGTCGGCCAGGGCTACGCCTCCGGCCTGGTCGGCATCGCCCAGGACTTCGGCGTGAACGTCTGA
- a CDS encoding pentapeptide repeat-containing protein: MVTRRATGTGGGPAVRGARRPDLRLPPLAPWADAELERDGDYDGLEFQRADLSGQQGGGARFMDCVLTGCVLDETGLGRARVLDSVLDGVRGVGTQLAEATFRDVEFRSPRLGGAQLHGAVLERVVVRGGKLDFLNLREARLKDVVFESCVLVEPDFGGARLERVEFIDCALKSADLSRATLKDVDLRGAAPLEITRGLDRLSGALIGTGQLLDLAPLLAAELGIKVEGA, translated from the coding sequence ATGGTGACGAGGCGGGCTACGGGCACGGGCGGCGGCCCGGCGGTACGGGGTGCGCGGCGGCCGGATTTGCGGCTGCCGCCGCTCGCTCCCTGGGCGGACGCGGAGCTGGAGCGGGACGGGGACTACGACGGGCTGGAGTTCCAGCGGGCCGACCTGTCGGGGCAGCAGGGCGGGGGCGCGCGGTTCATGGACTGCGTGCTCACCGGGTGCGTACTGGACGAGACCGGGCTCGGGCGGGCGCGGGTGCTGGACTCGGTGCTCGACGGGGTGCGGGGGGTGGGTACGCAACTCGCCGAGGCCACCTTCCGGGACGTGGAGTTCCGCTCGCCCCGGCTCGGCGGCGCCCAGTTGCACGGGGCGGTGCTGGAGCGGGTGGTGGTGCGCGGGGGCAAGCTCGACTTCCTCAACCTGCGGGAGGCGCGGCTGAAGGACGTGGTCTTCGAGTCTTGCGTGCTGGTGGAGCCGGACTTCGGCGGGGCCCGGCTGGAGCGGGTGGAGTTCATCGACTGCGCCCTGAAGTCCGCCGACCTCTCCCGCGCCACCCTGAAGGACGTCGACCTGCGGGGGGCCGCTCCACTGGAGATCACCCGCGGCCTCGACCGGCTCTCGGGCGCCCTGATCGGCACGGGCCAGCTGCTGGACCTCGCCCCGCTGCTGGCGGCGGAGCTGGGGATCAAGGTGGAGGGAGCCTAG
- a CDS encoding MFS transporter: protein MSIGRTGERGPVPAGTEAADPRRWWGLVVIALAQLMVVLDATIVNIALPSAQRALHMSDGNRQWVITAYTLAFGGLLLLGGRIADLVGRKRTFVIGLIGFALASALGGAAGSSGMLFGARALQGVFAALLAPSALSLLTTTFTDPRERGKAFGIYGALAGSGSAIGFILGGLLTEYLNWRWCLYVNVPIAVVAVLGAFALLHDRPGHGGTARLDVPGAVLGCGGLVAIVYGFSEAEPRGWTDPLVLALFAVGIALLAVFVWWQNRAPDPLLPLHIVRDRNRAGCFLTMLLAVIGMFGLFLFMTYYLQVILGYSPVRAGLGFLPLTAAIIIGSTQISARLLNRVAPRMLMVPGMLLACAGLLLLTRMTVHSSYTSEILPALLLLGLGMGLTFMPVFATATAGVAPRDSGVTSATVNTAQQVGGSIGTALLNTVATTSAAAYVTAHLRSPADRATVVPAGVVHGYTVAIWWAAAVMLLAAVVAGLMVTTKPPRHGVSAQAQVRESVG, encoded by the coding sequence ATGAGCATCGGCCGAACGGGTGAGCGCGGTCCGGTCCCCGCCGGAACCGAGGCAGCCGATCCCCGCCGCTGGTGGGGCCTCGTCGTGATCGCGCTGGCCCAACTGATGGTGGTGCTGGACGCGACGATCGTGAACATCGCCCTGCCCTCCGCGCAGCGCGCCCTGCACATGTCCGACGGCAACCGGCAGTGGGTCATCACGGCCTACACCCTCGCCTTCGGCGGGCTCCTGCTGCTGGGCGGCCGGATCGCGGACCTGGTGGGGCGCAAACGCACCTTCGTCATCGGCCTGATCGGCTTCGCGCTGGCCTCCGCTCTGGGCGGCGCGGCGGGCAGTTCCGGAATGCTGTTCGGCGCCCGCGCCCTCCAGGGCGTGTTCGCGGCCCTGCTCGCGCCGTCCGCGCTGTCCCTGCTGACCACGACCTTCACCGACCCGCGCGAACGCGGCAAGGCGTTCGGGATCTACGGGGCGCTCGCGGGCAGCGGCTCGGCGATCGGGTTCATCCTGGGCGGGCTGCTCACCGAGTACCTGAACTGGCGCTGGTGCCTGTACGTCAACGTGCCGATCGCGGTCGTCGCCGTCCTCGGCGCCTTCGCCCTGCTGCACGACCGCCCCGGCCACGGCGGCACCGCCCGGCTCGACGTGCCCGGCGCGGTGCTCGGCTGCGGCGGTCTGGTGGCCATCGTCTACGGGTTCAGCGAGGCCGAGCCGCGCGGCTGGACCGATCCGCTGGTGCTGGCGCTGTTCGCGGTGGGCATCGCGCTGCTGGCGGTGTTCGTGTGGTGGCAGAACCGGGCACCGGACCCGCTGCTGCCGCTGCACATCGTGCGGGACCGCAACCGCGCGGGCTGCTTCCTCACCATGCTGCTCGCGGTGATCGGCATGTTCGGGCTGTTCCTGTTCATGACCTACTACCTCCAGGTCATCCTCGGCTACTCCCCCGTCCGCGCGGGCCTCGGCTTCCTGCCGCTGACCGCCGCGATCATCATCGGCTCGACCCAGATATCGGCGCGGCTGCTGAACCGGGTGGCGCCGCGCATGCTGATGGTGCCGGGCATGCTGCTGGCCTGCGCGGGGCTGCTGCTGCTCACGCGGATGACCGTGCACTCGTCGTACACCTCGGAGATCCTGCCGGCGCTGCTGCTGCTCGGGCTCGGCATGGGCCTCACCTTCATGCCGGTGTTCGCCACCGCCACGGCCGGGGTCGCCCCACGCGACTCCGGGGTCACCTCGGCGACCGTCAACACCGCCCAGCAGGTCGGCGGCTCGATCGGTACGGCCCTGCTCAACACCGTCGCCACCACCAGCGCCGCCGCCTATGTCACCGCCCACCTGCGCAGCCCGGCCGACCGGGCCACCGTGGTCCCGGCGGGCGTGGTGCACGGGTACACGGTGGCCATCTGGTGGGCGGCCGCGGTGATGCTGCTGGCCGCCGTGGTGGCGGGGCTGATGGTCACGACGAAGCCGCCCCGGCACGGGGTGTCCGCGCAGGCGCAGGTGCGGGAGTCAGTCGGCTGA
- a CDS encoding GNAT family N-acetyltransferase has translation MIRTARPDDVPVIHTMIRELAEYEKEPDEARATEAQLHQALFGERPAAYAHLAVDDTTGEPAGFALWFLNFSTWRGVHGIHLEDLYVRPTARGGGHGRALLTGLARICAERGYERLEWSVLNWNRPAIGFYDKLGARPQDEWTVYRLTDDALADLARSAD, from the coding sequence ATGATCCGTACCGCGCGCCCCGACGACGTCCCCGTCATCCACACGATGATCCGCGAGCTGGCCGAGTACGAGAAGGAGCCCGACGAGGCGCGGGCCACCGAGGCGCAGCTGCACCAGGCGCTGTTCGGCGAGCGCCCGGCGGCGTACGCGCACCTCGCGGTGGACGACACCACCGGCGAGCCCGCCGGCTTCGCGCTGTGGTTCCTGAACTTCTCCACCTGGCGCGGAGTGCACGGCATCCACCTGGAGGACCTGTACGTCCGCCCCACCGCACGCGGCGGCGGCCACGGCCGGGCCCTCCTCACCGGGCTGGCCCGGATCTGCGCCGAACGCGGCTACGAGCGCCTGGAGTGGTCGGTGCTGAACTGGAACCGCCCCGCCATCGGCTTCTACGACAAGCTCGGCGCCCGCCCCCAGGACGAGTGGACCGTGTACCGCCTCACCGACGACGCCCTGGCGGACCTGGCCCGCTCAGCCGACTGA
- a CDS encoding rhomboid-like protein: MSRVGGVRRGFRAVVAYVRSAPGTYVWLGVLFVTTVAMHHMSPEFEKEFLRQRSTNIHELSQNPVRVLITSGMWIDGGRWLPYAVAYSVFHAQAERWLGTVRWVVVCVAAHVLATLISELALLRAINDGHAPASAVNTLDIGVSYALAGVMGVLTYRIAPPWRYAYLAVLLAVYTVPLVDGRTFTDVGHALAALIGLACYPLTRDRGSTWKPFRSRAAPSG, from the coding sequence GTGAGCCGGGTCGGCGGAGTGCGACGAGGGTTCCGGGCGGTCGTGGCCTATGTGCGGTCCGCGCCCGGGACCTATGTGTGGCTGGGGGTGCTTTTTGTGACCACTGTGGCTATGCATCACATGTCGCCGGAGTTCGAGAAGGAGTTCTTGCGGCAGCGATCGACCAATATTCATGAGCTGTCGCAGAACCCGGTGCGGGTGCTGATCACGAGTGGGATGTGGATCGACGGGGGGCGCTGGCTGCCGTACGCGGTGGCGTACAGCGTGTTTCACGCGCAGGCGGAGCGGTGGCTGGGGACGGTCCGGTGGGTGGTGGTGTGCGTGGCGGCGCATGTGCTGGCCACGCTGATCAGCGAGCTGGCGCTGCTGAGGGCGATAAACGACGGGCATGCTCCGGCTTCGGCTGTGAACACGCTCGATATCGGGGTGAGTTACGCCCTCGCGGGGGTCATGGGCGTGCTGACGTACCGGATCGCGCCGCCCTGGCGGTACGCGTACCTCGCGGTGCTGCTCGCCGTCTACACCGTCCCCCTCGTCGACGGCCGGACCTTCACCGACGTCGGGCACGCGCTGGCCGCGCTGATCGGGCTGGCCTGCTATCCGCTGACGCGGGACCGGGGGAGTACGTGGAAGCCGTTCCGGAGCCGGGCCGCGCCGTCCGGCTGA